In Helianthus annuus cultivar XRQ/B chromosome 3, HanXRQr2.0-SUNRISE, whole genome shotgun sequence, a single window of DNA contains:
- the LOC110932237 gene encoding pollen receptor-like kinase 4, which produces MTRFSPPYWLPLLIIHILLTTTSPVLSDEQDPARLRTFRASLNNAEALSNWNPDDKPPCDGEVPNWKGIMCNKDGNVYGLQLENMGLSGTIDMDTLAEIASIRTLSFMNNNFEGLMPNVSKIGSLHGIFLSNNKFSGGIGGDAFKGMGSLRKVELGNNNFVGKIPISLSQLPILVDLQLQNNGFEGKIPDFEQKDLKVNFANNKLDGHIPKGLRNQAPSSFAGNNLCGKPLKDCKETLNKKMIIIIAVVSSLAVLTAIILVLKIFRTQSKRKNEYKNHQITKMDRTTTYKANANNQVQMHTKQDQTYKRSDNGGKLHFVRTDRERFELEDLLRASADVLGSGSFGSSYKAMLAGRNPMVVKRFKEMGNVGKEEFHAHMRLLGGLSHPNLLPLVAFYYKKDEKLLVTDFAANGSLASHLHGKRKPDEPGLDWATRLKIIKGVARGLDHLYEEFPRLSLPHGHLKSSNVLLDEDFNPLLSDYALVPVINKDHAQHLMVAYKSPEFTQHRHTTKKTDVWCLGILILEMLTGKYPANYLEQGKGGKPDLGTWVNSVVREEWTGEVFDKEMKGTKNGEGEMLKLLKIGMGCCEWDVARRYDIREVVEKIQGLKEREDDEEFSSYASEGDGYSSRAMDDDNFSFSVTS; this is translated from the exons ATGACTCGTTTTTCGCCACCATATTGGCTCCCCCTCCTAATAATCCACATTTTACTAACAACAACTTCACCGGTTCTATCCGATGAACAGGACCCTGCGAGACTAAGAACGTTCAGAGCCTCTCTCAACAACGCCGAGGCGCTAAGCAATTGGAACCCAGATGACAAGCCACCATGTGATGGTGAAGTACCAAACTGGAAGGGAATAATGTGCAACAAAGATGGAAATGTGTACGGGTTACAACTCGAGAACATgggtttaagtgggacaatagaTATGGACACATTGGCTGAAATAGCGAGTATTCGAACGTTAAGTTTCATGAACAACAACTTCGAGGGCTTGATGCCTAACGTGTCGAAAATCGGGTCTTTGCATGGGATTTTTCTGTCGAATAACAAGTTTTCTGGGGGGATAGGTGGTGATGCGTTTAAAGGGATGGGTTCACTTAGGAAAGTTGAACTGGGAAATAATAATTTTGTGGGTAAGATTCCCATATCTCTTTCGCAGTTGCCGATTCTTGTAGATTTGCAGCTTCAAAACAACGGGTTTGAGGGTAAGATACCGGATTTTGAGCAGAAGGATTTGAAAGTGAACTTTGCAAATAATAAACTTGATGGGCACATACCTAAGGGGCTTAGAAACCAGGCTCCAAGCTCATTTGCAG GAAACAACTTATGTGGTAAACCTCTTAAGGATTGTAAGGAGACACTAAACAAAAAAATGATTATCATCATCGCTGTTGTGTCCAGTTTAGCAGTCTTAACTGCCATCATATTGGTCTTAAAAATTTTTCGAACCCAAAGTAAGCGAAAAAACGAGTACAAAAACCATCAAATAACAAAGATGGACAGAACGACTACTTACAAGGCGAATGCAAACAATCAGGTTCAAATGCACACTAAACAAGATCAGACATACAAAAGATCTGACAATGGCGGAAAGCTACACTTCGTGAGGACTGATAGGGAAAGGTTCGAGTTGGAAGACCTTCTACGAGCCTCGGCTGATGTGTTGGGAAGTGGGAGCTTCGGGTCTTCGTATAAGGCGATGCTTGCGGGACGAAATCCAATGGTGGTCAAGAGGTTCAAGGAGATGGGCAATGTGGGAAAAGAAGAATTCCATGCTCATATGAGATTGCTAGGAGGCTTGTCACACCCAAATTTACTACCTCTTGTGGCTTTTTATTACAAGAAAGATGAGAAACTGTTGGTCACTGATTTTGCTGCTAATGGTAGCTTGGCTAGCCATCTTCATG GTAAACGGAAACCCGACGAGCCAGGATTGGATTGGGCAACGCGGTTAAAGATAATCAAGGGTGTAGCCCGCGGGCTTGATCATCTTTACGAAGAGTTTCCTCGTCTATCATTACCTCATGGTCACTTGAAGTCATCAAATGTGCTTCTTGATGAGGATTTCAACCCCCTTCTTTCAGACTATGCTCTAGTCCCCGTGATAAACAAGGATCATGCACAACACCTCATGGTGGCCTACAAGTCACCAGAATTCACACAACACAGACACACGACAAAAAAGACAGACGTTTGGTGCCTTGGGATCTTGATACTAGAAATGCTAACCGGTAAGTATCCAGCAAACTATCTAGAACAAGGTAAGGGTGGGAAACCGGATTTGGGGACATGGGTTAACTCTGTAGTGCGCGAAGAGTGGACGGGTGAGGTGTTTGATAAGGAGATGAAAGGGACAAAGAATGGTGAGGGTGAGATGTTGAAACTGTTGAAGATCGGGATGGGTTGTTGCGAATGGGATGTCGCGAGGAGGTATGATATAAGAGAGGTTGTTGAAAAGATACAAGGGTTGAAGGAAAGAGAAGATGATGAAGAGTTTTCATCTTATGCAAGTGAAGGAGATGGTTACTCTTCAAGAGCTATGGATGATGATAATTTCTCTTTCTCGGTTACTAGTTAG